One window of Tindallia californiensis genomic DNA carries:
- a CDS encoding DegV family protein, producing the protein MKIITDSSSDLPKDLKDKNEIIVIPMSIEVDGAEYIDGVDLSHNDFYKKMEKSKSLPKTSQPSTGTFLNVYQQFIEADEEIISIHMSSEISGTYEGAMIAAKEIGRNIHVFDSRLGTMGTGLVTVKAAQLARKGFSCKKIISILEAYRSNVNVVGYLDSLKNAVKGGRVNPSKRIITELMNIKPITKIINGQVKVVYYARGKQKTYQYLLDMINDSICSYESVKLVIVHCDAEKEAMRLQSMITEQTGIKDITVTTMGPVNSTHVGIGGISICYAPV; encoded by the coding sequence ATGAAAATTATTACGGATAGTTCCAGTGATTTACCCAAAGACTTGAAGGATAAAAATGAGATCATTGTGATTCCCATGAGCATCGAAGTTGACGGTGCTGAGTACATAGATGGCGTTGACTTGTCACATAATGATTTTTATAAAAAAATGGAAAAAAGTAAATCTTTACCGAAAACCTCACAGCCTTCTACAGGGACCTTCTTGAATGTATATCAACAGTTTATTGAGGCTGACGAAGAAATAATTTCTATTCATATGTCCTCTGAAATTAGCGGAACTTACGAAGGAGCAATGATTGCGGCCAAAGAGATAGGACGTAATATCCACGTCTTCGATAGCAGGTTAGGGACAATGGGGACGGGTTTGGTGACGGTTAAAGCAGCACAATTAGCTCGCAAAGGGTTTAGTTGTAAGAAGATAATTAGTATCTTGGAAGCATATCGTTCTAATGTCAATGTTGTTGGATATTTAGACAGTCTTAAGAATGCTGTTAAAGGTGGCAGGGTTAATCCTTCGAAAAGAATTATTACAGAACTAATGAATATTAAACCAATAACAAAAATAATAAATGGACAAGTGAAAGTAGTGTATTATGCCAGAGGTAAACAAAAAACCTATCAGTATCTTTTGGATATGATAAATGATTCAATTTGTTCATATGAATCGGTGAAGCTTGTAATTGTCCATTGTGATGCCGAAAAAGAAGCCATGCGTTTACAGAGTATGATAACAGAACAAACTGGCATCAAAGACATAACGGTTACTACTATGGGACCTGTAAACAGCACACATGTTGGGATTGGAGGTATTTCTATATGCTATGCACCAGTGTAA
- a CDS encoding SpoIID/LytB domain-containing protein → MKKNKFITFEKALLTCFFLILLMASQGMKVYAQLEVGDKTGEVLSTDIIASINNKHIPSFNYNGYTAVIVEDLRSYGFDVRWIPAKRMLSIERDFQNNIVGKEASTDNNTSPGLKLYDVLYTDIQTYINGEKVESYNIDGQTVIYFNALSEVGNIEWNQDARMASLYLEDTDQKVAKSEESNEEIAKAEIEQINSENSTRRSTNTPVTRQKTRVDPDARFLQKGNYHPSMIPHNIKIGLYFGETAVSSISIESDSGFQMGMFANDNFKDVLTLNDAKNITISQESYYYVGLETSFSSLNQMNEEMKRMRKYTDENLVYARVTDGWNIYMGPFHSKTESANAVKDLGHTDETKWKIIEPSNKYIAISASNQPFIIYDKNEPIYLASAGQDYTNSIIKIGSKKYRGAVTALIDNNNRLSIINVLPMEKYLYGVVPREVPHSWPEEALKAQAVAARGFAVASLNKYESLGFHLCSTVNSQVYGGYEAEQQRTNHAVDATRGQIITYNGHLAIPYYHSTSGGHTEDSENIWTNAVPYVRGVSDQYSYSSPHTNWEKTISGEEARDLLKNHNIMIGELEHMYVAEISSNGRVLSFMVEGSLGHSELIKQESRNVFGLRSSWFQLEYDTKNDIYYFEGKGFGHGIGMSQYGAKGMAEAGYRYDDILKHYFTGVSIQ, encoded by the coding sequence ATGAAAAAAAACAAGTTTATTACTTTTGAAAAAGCTTTATTAACATGCTTTTTTTTGATCTTACTGATGGCTAGTCAAGGAATGAAAGTTTATGCACAACTGGAAGTGGGTGATAAAACAGGTGAAGTTTTATCAACGGATATTATTGCCAGTATCAACAATAAACATATTCCATCTTTTAACTATAATGGGTATACCGCTGTTATTGTTGAAGATTTAAGATCCTATGGTTTTGATGTAAGATGGATTCCAGCGAAAAGGATGTTAAGTATAGAACGTGATTTTCAAAATAATATTGTAGGAAAAGAAGCGTCTACAGATAATAATACAAGCCCCGGTCTTAAGTTATATGATGTTCTATATACGGACATTCAAACCTATATCAATGGCGAAAAAGTTGAATCTTACAATATTGATGGACAGACGGTGATATATTTTAACGCTTTATCAGAGGTTGGAAACATAGAATGGAATCAGGATGCAAGAATGGCTTCACTTTATCTTGAAGATACAGATCAAAAAGTTGCTAAATCAGAGGAAAGCAATGAAGAAATAGCTAAAGCTGAGATAGAACAAATAAATAGTGAAAATTCAACAAGAAGATCTACTAATACGCCTGTTACGCGACAGAAAACAAGAGTAGATCCTGATGCACGCTTTTTGCAAAAGGGTAATTATCATCCATCGATGATCCCTCATAATATTAAAATAGGGCTTTATTTTGGTGAAACAGCCGTATCATCTATTAGTATCGAATCTGATAGTGGTTTTCAAATGGGCATGTTTGCGAATGACAATTTTAAGGATGTATTGACATTAAATGATGCAAAAAATATTACAATTAGTCAAGAGTCATACTATTATGTTGGTTTAGAAACTTCGTTTTCATCATTAAATCAGATGAATGAAGAAATGAAAAGAATGAGAAAGTATACGGATGAAAACTTAGTATACGCTAGAGTGACAGATGGTTGGAACATCTATATGGGTCCTTTTCATAGCAAAACAGAGTCTGCAAATGCCGTGAAAGACTTAGGGCATACAGATGAAACGAAGTGGAAAATAATAGAGCCATCAAACAAGTATATTGCTATTTCAGCTTCAAATCAACCTTTTATCATATATGATAAAAATGAACCTATTTATCTTGCATCAGCAGGTCAAGATTATACGAATTCAATTATAAAAATCGGATCAAAAAAATACAGAGGAGCTGTTACCGCGTTAATAGATAATAATAACAGATTATCTATTATTAACGTATTGCCTATGGAAAAGTATCTTTATGGTGTTGTTCCGAGAGAAGTGCCTCATAGTTGGCCAGAAGAAGCCTTAAAAGCACAAGCTGTTGCTGCTAGAGGATTTGCAGTAGCAAGCTTAAATAAATATGAAAGCTTGGGATTTCACTTGTGCAGTACGGTTAATTCTCAAGTATATGGCGGTTACGAAGCAGAACAACAGCGTACAAATCATGCTGTTGATGCAACAAGAGGCCAGATAATAACCTACAATGGTCACCTAGCAATTCCATACTATCACTCAACTAGTGGTGGACATACTGAAGACAGCGAAAATATTTGGACTAATGCAGTACCTTATGTCAGAGGTGTTTCTGATCAATACTCGTATTCTTCACCACATACTAATTGGGAAAAAACCATATCTGGTGAAGAAGCTCGAGATCTTTTGAAGAATCATAATATCATGATAGGGGAATTAGAACACATGTATGTCGCAGAAATTTCCTCAAATGGAAGAGTGCTTTCGTTTATGGTGGAAGGAAGCCTTGGGCATAGCGAACTGATAAAACAGGAAAGCAGGAATGTATTTGGATTAAGGAGCAGTTGGTTTCAGTTGGAGTATGATACAAAAAACGATATCTATTATTTTGAAGGAAAAGGGTTTGGTCATGGTATAGGAATGAGCCAGTATGGGGCTAAAGGAATGGCAGAAGCAGGTTATCGATATGATGATATATTAAAACATTACTTTACAGGTGTAAGTATTCAATAA
- a CDS encoding ATP-dependent helicase, translating into MVLKWLERQHDINLNYQQIEVVNHFSGPALVLAVAGAGKTTCICTRTANLVLEKKVDPTRIGTLTFSKASAIDMKNRFSKLFAPLIPAVKKVHFSTIHSFCYQILKHHSIQTQCSFHLIEGSSRLNHKNILLRKVYHYHYNDFMSEDTLEEIDRLIGYAKNHLMTKKEIEKLDTNIEKFSLIYDTYEKYKAKNHLLDFNDLLTKTYILLLKNRKYREFFSRRFDFWQLDEFQDVSPVQWEIIKLVLNNDKNILCVGDDDQTIYSFRGSSPSIMLGFGEHFSKSKKYYIEENFRCGSEIIRISKGFIQNNHHRYHKNIFTRNEKREVPEIVVYRNEKEQVEKTIHLISNRLKENKDCSIGILYRKNVSALPMIHRLLALEIPFSVRDQATKVFRHWIVKDILDIIDYAYNPHQEDLLKRIYYRICGYIKKEQLEQVLNTRSPNRHIIKSILTESDIEEYQVLKLNKLASSLEELKTKKGRNILTHILQSIGYEEFLKRNGSLSITSSDHIISVLYQLIEKIEEPLEWRNYLNEIEGEISKLKAAKDHQNITLSTIHSAKGLEYDYVFIIDVTENIIPSLKAEAQISEKSIIDQIEEERRLFYVAMTRARKKVTMSTSSKIINKEQKESFFLDEIKCQIPYANSLLKAIKKHYDDKVTEREISLDTGSVVFHHQFGEGVVLHKKNDFVVVKFGIEEKKISMKYAGKVLKKKKRER; encoded by the coding sequence ATGGTACTAAAATGGCTGGAAAGACAACACGATATAAATCTAAACTACCAGCAAATAGAAGTGGTCAATCATTTTTCAGGCCCGGCACTTGTCTTAGCAGTTGCTGGAGCAGGTAAAACTACTTGCATATGTACAAGAACGGCTAATCTAGTACTGGAAAAAAAAGTAGATCCAACAAGAATAGGAACGCTTACTTTTTCTAAAGCGTCAGCTATCGATATGAAAAACAGGTTTAGCAAACTATTTGCTCCACTAATACCTGCCGTAAAAAAAGTTCACTTTTCGACGATCCATTCTTTTTGTTATCAAATATTAAAGCATCATTCGATCCAAACACAATGTTCATTTCATCTTATCGAAGGAAGCTCACGACTAAATCATAAAAATATTTTACTCAGGAAGGTTTATCATTATCATTATAATGATTTTATGAGTGAAGATACATTAGAAGAGATAGATCGCCTTATTGGATATGCAAAAAATCATTTAATGACAAAAAAAGAAATTGAGAAATTAGATACGAATATAGAAAAATTTTCATTAATCTATGATACTTATGAAAAATATAAAGCTAAAAATCACTTATTAGATTTCAATGATTTATTGACGAAGACATATATTCTGCTGTTAAAGAATAGAAAGTATCGTGAATTTTTTAGTAGACGTTTCGATTTTTGGCAATTAGATGAGTTTCAAGATGTATCCCCGGTACAATGGGAAATTATCAAACTAGTTTTGAACAATGATAAAAATATTTTATGCGTTGGAGATGATGACCAGACAATTTATAGCTTTCGAGGCTCATCACCATCTATTATGCTTGGTTTTGGTGAGCATTTTAGTAAGTCTAAGAAATATTATATAGAAGAAAATTTTCGTTGTGGATCAGAAATCATTAGAATAAGTAAGGGCTTTATTCAAAACAATCATCATCGGTATCATAAAAATATTTTTACACGAAATGAAAAGCGTGAAGTGCCAGAAATCGTAGTCTATCGCAATGAAAAGGAGCAAGTAGAAAAAACAATTCATTTAATATCGAATCGGCTAAAAGAGAACAAAGATTGTTCAATAGGGATATTGTACAGAAAAAACGTATCCGCTTTGCCAATGATTCATCGTTTACTAGCGTTAGAGATCCCTTTTAGCGTAAGGGATCAAGCGACAAAAGTATTTAGGCATTGGATTGTTAAAGACATATTGGATATCATTGACTATGCTTATAATCCCCACCAAGAAGATTTACTTAAACGAATTTATTACCGAATATGCGGATATATAAAAAAAGAACAGTTAGAGCAAGTGCTTAACACACGATCACCCAATCGGCATATTATTAAATCTATTTTAACAGAATCAGATATTGAAGAGTACCAGGTATTAAAATTGAATAAATTGGCAAGTTCTTTAGAGGAATTGAAAACAAAGAAGGGGAGAAACATCTTAACACATATTCTGCAATCCATTGGATATGAAGAATTTCTGAAACGTAATGGCTCGCTTTCTATCACCTCTTCTGATCATATTATAAGCGTACTATATCAACTAATAGAAAAAATAGAAGAACCGCTGGAGTGGCGCAATTATTTGAATGAAATAGAAGGAGAAATAAGTAAGCTTAAAGCGGCTAAGGATCATCAAAACATAACCCTAAGCACTATTCATTCAGCAAAAGGACTTGAGTATGATTATGTATTTATTATTGATGTAACAGAAAATATTATACCAAGTTTAAAGGCAGAAGCACAAATCAGCGAAAAAAGTATCATTGATCAAATTGAAGAGGAAAGAAGATTATTCTATGTTGCCATGACAAGAGCAAGAAAAAAGGTGACAATGTCAACCTCTTCTAAAATAATCAACAAAGAACAAAAAGAATCGTTTTTTCTTGATGAGATAAAATGTCAGATACCATACGCTAATTCCTTGCTAAAAGCAATTAAAAAGCATTATGATGATAAAGTGACAGAACGAGAGATATCGCTGGATACTGGTTCAGTTGTTTTTCATCATCAGTTTGGAGAAGGGGTTGTCTTACACAAAAAAAATGATTTTGTGGTTGTGAAATTTGGAATAGAAGAAAAAAAGATTTCTATGAAGTATGCTGGAAAAGTGCTAAAAAAAAAGAAGCGTGAAAGATAA
- a CDS encoding Dps family protein, which produces MKDYTKMNEYLSNLAVLNIKLHNVHWNVVGPQFVQIHEYTESVYDDMFEKFDAVAELMKMRDISPLAKISDYLKHASVTELDKDKFSRDEALEIVQKDLEKMKALATDIRNDADENGDFEVVAEFEDHVAGYSKNLWFIKSMLTK; this is translated from the coding sequence ATGAAAGACTACACAAAAATGAATGAGTATTTATCAAATCTGGCAGTTCTGAACATCAAACTGCACAACGTACACTGGAACGTGGTTGGACCACAATTTGTTCAAATTCATGAATATACTGAATCAGTGTATGATGATATGTTTGAAAAGTTTGATGCCGTTGCTGAATTAATGAAAATGCGTGATATTAGCCCGTTAGCTAAAATCTCTGATTATCTTAAACATGCTTCCGTAACCGAGTTAGACAAAGATAAGTTTAGCCGAGATGAAGCTCTTGAAATTGTTCAAAAAGACTTAGAAAAAATGAAAGCTCTTGCAACTGATATTAGAAATGACGCTGACGAAAATGGCGACTTTGAAGTAGTAGCTGAATTTGAGGATCATGTAGCTGGTTACAGCAAAAACTTATGGTTCATCAAATCCATGTTAACAAAATAA